A portion of the Salmo trutta chromosome 1, fSalTru1.1, whole genome shotgun sequence genome contains these proteins:
- the LOC115199086 gene encoding glucosidase 2 subunit beta-like: MSCALLLLLMSLALAMPTGAAVEIQRPRGVPLSKRQFYEENKPFTCLDGSSTIPFDRVNDDYCDCRDGSDEPGTAACPNGSFHCTNAGFRPAFIPSSRINDGICDCCDTTDEYNSGVTCQNTCREMGRKERESLQIMAEITKEGFMLKQQLIHEAKRGQEDKQGKLTELQGSKKGLEEKVEALRTVKETAEDPEKAAKERHLKAWEEQKELIRMEKDKTRMAEAFLELDDDADGYVSVAELQSHLELDPDSDGSLTETETQGLLGGADKVDTSTFETVWSSIKDKYLSEVSLGQSDPPAPGENPQEETRDFVSDHDSDHYPEDYAGEEEEDDEEDDDHEEEEEEEEKVPPTVQTPEKREDVKVSMPPYDTETQSLIDAAQKARDDFDEAEKALREVDDQMKNLEKEIGFDFGPSAEFAYLYSQCYELSTSEYIYRLCPFNRVSQKPKFGGSETNLGLWGQWAGPEDNLYSVMKYDHGQGCWQGPNRSTTVKLTCGKETVVTSTSEPSRCEYLMEFTTPAVCQEPASLDEVLHGHTEL; this comes from the exons ATGTCTTGTGCGCTTCTACTGTTGTTGATGAGCTTGGCTTTGGCGATGCCCACTGGCGCAGCGGTGGAGATCCAGCGTCCACGCGGAGTACCACTATCAA AGAGACAGTTCTATGAGGAGAACAAGCCCTTTACCTGTTTGGATGGCTCCAGCACCATCCCCTTTGACCGGGTCAACGATGACTACTGCGACTGCAGGGATGGCTCGGATGAACCAG GTACTGCTGCCTGCCCCAACGGCAGCTTCCACTGCACCAACGCTGGCTTCAGACCCGCCTTCATCCCTTCCTCCCGGATCAACGATGGCATCTGTG ATTGCTGTGACACGACAGACGAGTACAACAGTGGTGTCACTTGTCAAAACACCTGCAG GGAGATGGGGCGCAAGGAGAGGGAGAGTCTGCAGATAATGGCTGAGATCACCAAGGAAGGCTTTATGCTCAAACAACAACTGATACATGAAGCTAAAAGGGGACAGGAGGACAAACAG GGCAAGTTGACTGAGCTGCAGGGTAGTAAGAAGGgtctggaggagaaggtggaggctCTGAGGACTGTGAAAGAAACAGCGGAGGATCCAGAGAAGGCGGCTAAAGAGCGCCACCTGAAGGCATGGGAGG AACAAAAAGAACTCATCCGTATGGAGAAGGACAAAACTAGAATGGCTGAGGCTTTTCTTGAGCTGGATGATGACGCAGACGGCTa TGTTTCTGTGGCTGAGCTGCAGTCCCATCTAGAGCTGGATCCAGATTCAGATGGCTCTCTGACAGAAACAGAGACTCAG GGATTGCTGGGAGGAGCAGACAAAGTGGACACGTCTACATTTGAAACTGTGTGGAGCAGCATCAAAGACAAGTACCTGTCAGAG GTGTCTCTGGGCCAGTCGGACCCCCCTGCCCCAGGAGAGAACCCCCAGGAGGAGACTAGGGACTTTGTCTCTGACCATGACTCTGACCACTACCCCGAGGATTacgctggagaggaggaggaggacgatgaggaagatgatgatcacgaggaggaggaggaggaggaagagaag GTCCCTCCCACCGTGCAGACCCCAGAGAAAAGAGAGGATGTTAAGGTATCCATGCCACCGTACGACACCGAGACCCAGAGCCTTATTGATG CTGCCCAGAAAGCCAGGGATGATTTTGATGAAGCTGAGAAGGCTCTCCGGGAAGTGGACGATCAAATGAA GAACCTTGAGAAGGAGATTGGTTTTGACTTTGGGCCAAGTGCAGAATTTGCGTACCTCTACAGCCAGTGCTACGAATTATCCACAAGCGA GTACATCTACAGGCTGTGTCCATTCAATAGGGTCTCCCAGAAACCTAAGTTTGGGGGTTCAGAGACCAACCTTGG CTTGTGGGGACAATGGGCTGGTCCTGAAGACAATTTATACTCCGTGATGAAGTATGACCATGGGCAGGGGTGCTGGCAGGGACCCAACAGGTCCACCACA GTGAAGCTGACGTGTGGGAAGGAGACGGTGGTGACGTCCACGTCAGAGCCCAGTCGCTGTGAGTACCTCATGGAGTTCACCACCCCCGCCGTGTGCCAGGAGCCAGCCAGCCTGGACGAAGTCCTGCACGGACACACAGAGCTGTAG